One stretch of Rhizoctonia solani chromosome 8, complete sequence DNA includes these proteins:
- a CDS encoding Sugar (and other) transporter — MAPPVAGAQANVTLDPALLFTGRWWQHSHIFWLNILLLVPLVTSYANGFDGSMMNGLQSVEQWKQYFGYPSSEDLGLFNAIQSIGALAATPFAPYVSDIFGRKTGILFGSALVLIAAILQTATQNLGMFVGSRFLIGFGTTFAQMASPLLVSEVAYPTHRAALTSLYNSLWFSGSIVAAWSTFGTFRIPNSWSWRIPSALQGLSSVIQFLFIWFLPESPRWLISKGKDERARQILVKWHAGGREDDPLVAFEFNEIKEALALESQAAQASWLDLFRTPGNRRRMRIIMAIALFSQWSGNGLISYYLERVLNGIGITKADDQTLINGVIAIYNFAIAITSSFFVERAGRRRLFLISNAGMLIGYSLLTACSATFAKTGNAHAGHGVLAFIFVFNGFYAIAYTPLLVSYTVEILPFFLRAKGLALMNLTVLAAIIFNQYTNPIALDALQWKYYLVYTVWLVVELAYIYFFAVETKGRSLEETAALFDGDDAVRELGTRTQADMIEGAHHEKGSGSLEHVEVDVLRK; from the exons ATGGCTCCCCCCGTAGCTGGCGCTCAGGCGAACGTGACCCTTGACCCCGCTCTGCTGTTCACAGGCAGATGGTGGCAGCACTCGCACATTTTTTGGTTGAACATCCTCTTGCTCGTTCCGCTCGTTACGTCCTACGCCAATGGATTTG ACGGAAGTATGATGAATGGATTGCAGTCCGTAGAGCAATGGAAACAATACTTTGGTTATCCTAGTTCCGAGGACCTCGGTTTATTCAACGCCATTCAGTCAATTGG CGCATTGGCTGCTACTCCATTCGCACCCTACGTCTCTGATATCTTTGGCCGCAAGACCGGTATCTTGTTCGGCAGCGCTCTCGTCCTCATCGCTGCTATCCTCCAAACCGCGACTCAGAACCTCGGCATGTTTGTCGGTTCGCGTTTCTTGATCGGCTTTGGCACAACTTTT GCTCAAATGGCCTCCCCCTTGCTCGTTTCTGAAGTTGCCTACCCTACTCACCGCGCCGCCCTCACCTCCCTCTACAACTCTCTCTGGTTCTCTGGTTCTATCGTTGCTGCCTGGTCCACTTTCGGTACCTTCCGCATTCCCAACAGCTGGTCATGGCGCATCCCGTCCGCTCTCCAAGGTTTATCCTCTGTCATCCAGTTCCTCTTCATCTGGTTCCTCCCTGAATCCCCCCGCTGGCTCATCTCCAAGGGTAAAGACGAAAGGGCCCGCCAGATTCTCGTCAAATGGCACGCTGGTGGTCGCGAAGACGACCCATTGGTTGCATTCGAGTTTAACGAAATCAAAGAGGCATTGGCCCTTGAAAGCCAAGCTGCTCAAGCTAGTTGGCTCGACTTGTTCCGCACCCCTGGAAACCGTAGGCGTATGCGCATCATCAT GGCTATTGCTCTGTTCTCGCAATGGTCTGGCAACGGTCTGATCTCGTACTACCTTGAGCGTGTCCTGAACGGTATTGGGATCACCAAGGCTGATGACCAGACATTGATCAACGGTGTCATTGCCATTTACAATT TTGCGATCGCAATCACCTCGTCCTTCTTTGTCGAACGCGCTGGCCGTCGCCGTTTGTTCCTGATCTCCAACGCAGGCATGCTGATTGGCTACTCCCTACTCACCGCCTGTTCCGCTACATTCGCCAAGACCGGCAATGCCCATGCTGGACACGGTGTACTGGCATTCATCTTTGTGTTCAACGGCTTCTACGCCATCGCATACACTCCTCTCCTTGTATCTTACACGGTCGAGATTCTGCCGTTCTTCTTGCGCGCCAAGGGTCTGGCGCTGATGAACCTCACCGTATTGGCCGCTATCATCTTCAACCAGTACACTAACCCCATCGCTTTGGACGCCTTGCAGTGGAAGT ACTACCTAGTGTACACTGTCTGGCTCGTAGTCGAGCTTGCATACATCTACTTCTTCGCAGTCGAGACCAAGGGCCGCTCGCTCGAAGAAACCGCTGCGCTATTCGATGGTGACGACGCCGTCCGCGAACTCGGTACACGCACTCAAGCCGATATGATTGAAGGGGCCCATCATGAGAAGGGAAGCGGAAGCTTAGAGCATGTGGAGGTAGATGTACTGAGGAAGTGA
- a CDS encoding mucin 2, oligomeric mucus/gel-forming gives MKFSSPANIALASIALSSPSILSSPVFVNAAPTMDNDSLSPNLGAGYFGNSPQMHVTDSPVMPTMASPPTSRIAGRRRSLRRSRSIKHRKDERPSRTIDPLGLGTSTSGTQREAEFIRPRMAPVGPLSGAHGTIDSFLPIVGSGGLLANTGVAPPNTPILGGVPLPNGFDPSLLSGAIPGVVPSPVVDNVIPIIPNIVSGDASNDILSSTLGSPPAVSQVAGTLTQNLGNPSQIVGGIPPLAGALPSVQGAVPQVSGFASQVTNSLTQVPGVVPLPDPNKLAPPSLVPGLAASPNVAMPPIPGSSPDAVVSWVSGALQLPAAIPQVPGAIGQTPGMIPQVSGMVPQVPGGTGAVPQVPGALAQAAPGLPIGLLSSNAPSGSPAPNLAGSVPIPLGSEVPLATPALPVTDLATPMSSAVLSVSSVVPSQRVKPTSISLSSVQPVAVTNVLAEPIESLAPLDPLVASAELVPHILVSEPDEIGAFEPLEGFGAGAMGRPGIDGAPAPGVPLEMDDGVLPKGSGEFDGRGNSDEHHGSQTISGTTSAIESRTRSWSATESGRSMVDRMTGELVPTNLPQPSAKLEIPTTTEFLSPKPTATEARVTISPGPTLEDAGILSTWRRWESKSTRLSSELGSNVADGSRVPVLSEGVPIPTSPMYVPPATRLRVPSHETIGVSRSASMVTLKSFSMVSISESPAPMPTRAQSVAQMIGGMSSSMALAQPTNHVATLSGDSFSSHSSEDGHPLLIPLTSNTVASSPIPTAYNGGVSLSRTLERSADTPSSTFAINGDSPNMPSPTLLSTGTSTGSLSMATRKTFRWGVPRMVTSTIRSVATAVKK, from the exons ATGAAGTTCTCGTCACCTGCGAACATTGCACTTGCGTCTATTGCGCTATCCTCTCCAAGCATCTTGTCTTCGCCTGTGTTTGTCAATGCAGCCCCGACAATGGACAATGATTCACTCTCCCCTAATCTAGGAGCGGGATACTTTGGCA ATTCGCCACAGATGCATGTTACCGATTCACCGGTTATGCCGACGATGGCTTCTCCCCCAACATCGAGGATAGCCGGTCGACGCCGCTCTCTTC GTCGTTCGAGGTCGATCAAGCACCGAAAGGATGAGAGACCGAGTCGCACTATTGATCCGCTTGGGCTCGGAACGAGTACCAGCGGCACTCAACGGGAAGCCGAATTCATTCGTCCTCGTATGGCTCCCGTTGGGCCGCTTTCGGGAGCCCATGGTACTATCGACTCATTTTTGCCGATAGTTGGTTCTGGAGGGCTACTTGCCAACACTGGAGTCGCGCCACCGAATACCCCTATCTTAGGTGGGGTCCCATTACCCAATGGGTTTGACCCTTCCTTGCTCTCTGGCGCGATTCCTGGCGTGGTTCCTTCACCTGTGGTCGACAACGTCATTCCTATCATTCCGAATATTGTATCTGGCGATGCTTCCAACGACATTCTTTCATCAACGCTTGGATCCCCTCCCGCAGTGTCCCAAGTCGCTGGCACTTTGACTCAAAATCTTGGAAACCCCTCTCAGATCGTTGGGGGGATCCCACCACTTGCTGGAGCTCTTCCGTCAGTTCAAGGAGCCGTGCCGCAAGTCTCAGGATTCGCCTCCCAAGTAACCAACAGCTTAACACAAGTGCCTGGTGTCGTACCGCTTCCGGATCCGAATAAACTTGCTCCTCCGTCTTTGGTTCCTGGCCTTGCCGCATCTCCCAACGTCGCCATGCCGCCGATACCTGGTTCTTCGCCCGATGCAGTGGTTTCTTGGGTCTCCGGAGCTCTTCAGCTTCCTGCCGCCATCCCCCAAGTTCCTGGAGCGATCGGTCAGACTCCCGGCATGATTCCTCAAGTCTCAGGTATGGTTCCTCAAGTCCCCGGTGGCACGGGTGCGGTTCCTCAGGTCCCTGGTGCTCTGGCCCAAGCGGCTCCTGGACTCCCTATCGGTCTATTGTCGTCGAATGCGCCTTCTGGCTCCCCCGCACCGAACCTGGCCGGTAGCGTCCCTATTCCTCTCGGTTCCGAGGTCCCGCTGGCGACTCCGGCCCTACCGGTTACCGATTTGGCGACTCCAATGAGCTCGGCGGTTCTTTCGGTTAGCTCTGTAGTACCCAGTCAACGCGTGAAACCAACCTCGATTTCCCTTTCAAGCGTGCAGCCTGTGGCCGTGACAAATGTTCTGGCAGAGCCAATCGAGTCGCTCGCTCCTCTTGATCCACTTGTCGCTTCAGCCGAATTGGTTCCTCATATTCTTGTGTCTGAGCCTGATGAAATTGGGGCATTCGAGCCTCTGGAAGGTTTTGGAGCTGGGGCAATGGGTCGGCCCGGGATCGATGGAGCACCAGCGCCGGGTGTGCCTTTAGAAATGGATGATGGAGTCCTTCCTAAGGGAAGCGGCGAGTTTGATGGACGTGGAAACTCGGATGAACACCATGGATCCCAGACCATTTCGGGCACGACTTCGGCTATAGAGTCGAGAACGAGGAGCTGGAGCGCGACTGAGAGCGGTCGATCCATGGTGGACCGAATGACTGGCGAGTTGGTTCCTACGAATTTGCCTCAGCCCAGTGCCAAGTTGGAAATACCCACGACCACCGAGTTCCTTAGTCCCAAGCCAACCGCAACCGAGGCTCGAGTTACGATTTCTCCGGGACCCACGCTCGAGGACGCAGGAATACTGTCTACCTGGAGACGGTGGGAGTCGAAGTCTACAAGGTTATCCAGTGAACTTGGAAGCAATGTTGCTGACGGGAGTAGAGTTCCTGTGTTATCCGAAGGTGTACCAATTCCTACGTCACCTATGTACGTGCCGCCCGCGACTCGGCTGAGGGTACCCAGTCATGAAACCATCGGTGTATCAAGATCGGCTAGTATGGTTACACTCAAGTCTTTCAGCATGGTCTCAATTTCGGAAAGCCCGGCTCCTATGCCGACTCGGGCCCAGTCGGTTGCTCAAATGATTGGCGGTATGAGCTCGTCCATGGCATTGGCACAACCGACCAACCACGTTGCGACATTATCGGGCGACTCGTTTTCCAGCCATTCATCCGAAGATGGTCATCCTTTGCTCATACCCCTAACATCTAATACCGTGGCAAGTTCCCCTATACCGACAGCGTATAACGGAGGGGTATCCCTGAGTAGGACGTTGGAACGGTCCGCAGATACGCCGTCTAGTACTTTTGCAATTAATGGAGATTCCCCGAACATGCCCTCGCCTACCTTATTGAGCACAGGCACGTCTACAGGTTCTCTAAGCATGGCCACGAGGAAGACCTTCCGCTGGGGTGTACCAAGAATGGTCACTTCGACAATTCGTTCGGTCGCAACTGCTGTGAAGAAATAA